Proteins encoded by one window of Micromonospora coxensis:
- a CDS encoding cystathionine gamma-lyase: MSADQWHDGTRCVHAGLPEPAPGDPFLPGPVFAAPYHLDPWQGPAASPNGYGRPDNPTRRLLEAAIGELEGGDCRVFASGQAAITGLLLALLRPGDRVLLPADGYFPVRAFATATLEGIGVSVGFVPTAGPYPSFDGVRLLMLETPANPGLDVADVAALAAAAHAAGTLVVVDNTTATPLGQRPLDLGADLVVASGTKALTGHSDLLLGYVAARSAELLETLTAWRTTTGAVTGAFDAWLAHRSLATLDLRLARQSANAAAVAELLAGRADVTGLRWPGRPEDPAYPVASAQMRRMPGVLSFDLGDAARVSRFVEASRLVAAATSFGGLHTTADRRAQWGDDTAPGFVRLSCGVEDTADLVADIAAALDAAGPAGPLS, translated from the coding sequence GTGAGCGCGGACCAGTGGCACGACGGCACCCGCTGCGTGCACGCCGGCCTGCCCGAGCCCGCCCCGGGCGACCCGTTCCTGCCCGGGCCGGTCTTCGCCGCGCCGTACCACCTCGACCCGTGGCAGGGGCCGGCGGCGAGCCCGAACGGCTACGGCCGGCCGGACAACCCCACCCGCCGGCTGCTGGAGGCGGCCATCGGTGAGTTGGAGGGAGGCGACTGCCGGGTCTTCGCCAGCGGGCAGGCGGCCATCACCGGGCTGCTGCTGGCCCTGCTGCGCCCCGGCGACCGGGTGCTGCTCCCCGCCGACGGGTACTTCCCGGTCCGCGCCTTCGCCACGGCCACCCTGGAGGGCATCGGCGTCTCCGTCGGGTTCGTGCCGACCGCCGGGCCGTACCCGTCGTTCGACGGCGTCCGGCTGCTGATGCTGGAGACCCCGGCGAACCCGGGGCTGGACGTGGCCGACGTCGCCGCGCTCGCCGCCGCGGCGCACGCCGCCGGCACGCTGGTCGTGGTCGACAACACCACCGCCACCCCGCTCGGGCAGCGTCCGCTGGACCTCGGCGCCGACCTGGTCGTCGCCTCCGGCACCAAGGCCCTGACCGGGCACTCCGACCTGCTGCTGGGCTACGTCGCGGCCCGCTCGGCGGAGCTGCTGGAGACGCTGACCGCCTGGCGTACCACCACGGGCGCGGTGACCGGGGCGTTCGACGCCTGGCTCGCCCACCGGTCGCTGGCCACGCTGGACCTGCGGCTGGCCCGGCAGTCGGCCAACGCGGCGGCCGTCGCCGAGCTGCTCGCCGGGCGCGCCGACGTGACCGGGCTGCGCTGGCCCGGCCGGCCGGAGGACCCGGCGTACCCGGTGGCGTCGGCGCAGATGCGGCGGATGCCCGGGGTGCTCTCCTTCGACCTCGGTGACGCCGCGCGGGTGTCCCGGTTCGTCGAGGCGTCCCGGCTGGTCGCCGCCGCCACCTCGTTCGGTGGCCTGCACACCACCGCCGACCGGCGGGCGCAGTGGGGCGACGACACCGCGCCCGGCTTCGTCCGGCTCTCCTGCGGGGTGGAGGACACCGCCGACCTGGTGGCCGACATCGCCGCCGCGCTGGACGCCGCCGGGCCGGCCGGTCCGCTATCGTGA
- a CDS encoding putative protein N(5)-glutamine methyltransferase: MTSFHPDRPALVSRLRAAGCVYAEDEADLLIAAVDSSDALAALTDRRVGGEPLEYVLGWAEFCGLRVAVAPGVFVPRARTALLVEAAVSVTGPAPAVADLCCGSGATTLALAARLTPRWLVAVDLDPAAVACARRNLAGRDVPVLHGDLYDPLPPTWRGRLDLVVANAPYVPTEAVALMPAEARLHEAPAALDGGADGLAVLRRVTAGAVDWLAPGGHLVVEVSDGQADALCATMTGLGLAPRVWHEPEWDATAVTARRPG; this comes from the coding sequence GTGACGTCCTTCCACCCTGACCGTCCCGCCCTCGTCTCGCGGCTGCGCGCCGCCGGCTGCGTCTACGCCGAGGACGAGGCGGACCTGCTCATCGCCGCCGTCGACTCGTCCGACGCGCTGGCCGCGCTGACCGACCGCCGGGTCGGCGGCGAACCGCTGGAGTACGTCCTCGGCTGGGCCGAGTTCTGCGGGCTGCGGGTCGCCGTCGCGCCCGGCGTCTTCGTGCCCCGCGCCCGTACCGCCCTGCTGGTGGAGGCCGCCGTGTCGGTCACCGGGCCGGCGCCCGCGGTGGCCGACCTGTGCTGCGGGTCGGGCGCGACGACCCTGGCGCTCGCCGCGCGGCTCACCCCGCGCTGGCTGGTCGCCGTCGACCTGGACCCGGCCGCGGTGGCCTGCGCCCGGCGCAACCTCGCCGGCCGGGACGTCCCGGTCCTGCACGGCGACCTGTACGACCCGCTGCCGCCCACCTGGCGGGGCCGGCTCGACCTGGTGGTGGCCAACGCCCCGTACGTGCCGACGGAGGCGGTGGCGCTGATGCCGGCCGAGGCGCGGCTGCACGAGGCGCCGGCGGCGCTCGACGGCGGGGCGGACGGGCTGGCCGTGCTGCGCCGGGTGACGGCCGGGGCGGTGGACTGGCTGGCCCCCGGCGGTCACCTGGTGGTCGAGGTGAGCGACGGCCAGGCCGACGCGCTCTGCGCGACGATGACCGGGCTGGGCCTGGCGCCGCGGGTGTGGCACGAGCCGGAGTGGGACGCCACCGCCGTCACCGCCCGCCGGCCCGGCTGA
- a CDS encoding ROK family protein gives MDSADVPVVVGIDNGGTSNNATVLTVDGRFLVDGLLEIPSEVGAGPEAAVEAMARALDGALAHTGVPRALVRAVGLDTPGPASADGVISSRGSTNFAQAAWHGFDVRGALQRRLGLPVVYHNDGNAAALYAHHVHFGAEATARSSVSAIVGTGLGGGVVVDGRVLTGAAGMAGELGHVHIPLTGLLAPEQPVPTCACGFVGDAESVASLTAIRRNLLPYWLTRYPDHPLAAEPADRAAKLLRGYAERGDALAREVFAQQAAALGRLFTIAANVADPHAYFVGGGVVEAAPEFRDWFLATVREHTVLRAEQAAVATFALVPDRDMAGARGVAIAALTALRPATRAPAPLPG, from the coding sequence ATGGACAGCGCGGACGTGCCGGTGGTGGTCGGCATCGACAACGGTGGGACCAGCAACAACGCCACCGTCCTCACCGTCGACGGGCGGTTCCTGGTCGACGGGCTGCTGGAGATCCCCAGCGAGGTGGGGGCCGGCCCGGAGGCGGCGGTCGAGGCGATGGCCCGCGCGCTGGACGGGGCGCTCGCCCACACCGGCGTGCCGAGGGCGCTGGTGCGGGCGGTGGGGCTGGACACCCCGGGGCCGGCCAGCGCCGACGGGGTGATCTCGTCGCGGGGGTCGACGAACTTCGCCCAGGCCGCCTGGCACGGCTTCGACGTGCGGGGCGCGTTGCAGCGGCGGCTGGGCCTGCCGGTGGTGTACCACAACGACGGCAACGCGGCGGCGCTCTACGCCCACCACGTCCACTTCGGAGCCGAGGCGACGGCCCGCTCCTCGGTGTCGGCGATCGTCGGTACCGGGCTGGGCGGGGGAGTGGTGGTGGACGGCCGGGTGCTGACCGGGGCGGCGGGGATGGCCGGTGAACTCGGGCACGTGCACATCCCGCTGACCGGGCTGCTCGCCCCGGAGCAGCCGGTCCCGACCTGCGCCTGCGGGTTCGTCGGGGACGCGGAGAGCGTGGCCTCGCTGACCGCGATCCGGCGCAACCTGCTGCCGTACTGGCTGACCCGGTACCCGGACCACCCGCTCGCGGCGGAGCCGGCCGACCGGGCCGCGAAGCTGCTGCGGGGGTACGCCGAGCGGGGCGACGCGCTGGCCCGGGAGGTCTTCGCCCAGCAGGCCGCCGCGCTGGGCCGGCTCTTCACGATCGCGGCCAACGTCGCCGACCCGCACGCGTACTTCGTGGGTGGCGGCGTGGTGGAGGCGGCGCCGGAGTTCCGGGACTGGTTCCTGGCGACCGTACGCGAGCACACGGTGCTCCGCGCGGAGCAGGCCGCCGTCGCGACCTTCGCCCTGGTCCCCGACCGGGACATGGCCGGCGCCCGCGGCGTCGCCATCGCCGCCCTCACCGCCCTGCGGCCGGCCACCCGCGCCCCCGCTCCGCTGCCCGGTTGA
- a CDS encoding DUF397 domain-containing protein, translating to MTPTISAALATAAWRKSSHSGDEGACVELATVPEAVAVRDSKDPAGPVLLFPPAAWAAFAAAPPRR from the coding sequence ATGACACCGACGATCAGCGCGGCGCTGGCCACGGCCGCGTGGCGCAAGAGTAGCCACAGCGGCGACGAGGGGGCCTGCGTGGAGCTGGCGACCGTGCCGGAGGCCGTGGCCGTACGCGACTCCAAGGACCCCGCCGGCCCGGTCCTGCTCTTCCCCCCGGCCGCCTGGGCCGCCTTCGCCGCCGCCCCGCCCCGGCGCTGA
- a CDS encoding helix-turn-helix domain-containing protein, with amino-acid sequence MAPKTARARRLGIALRTHREAAGLTLEAAADEINSTRSTLSRYENAQTLVSPATVRALLSLYGVGPDEIAAAVQLAKDTRKPGWWVPYSHLLDKRTIDFIALEAEATGIANFEPSVVPGLLQTADYIRGVMRGGPHTLSDDQVEQRVQLRLDRQQRITADDPPIFDAIIDEGALLRPVGDRAAMQGQLRHLLKMGELPNVTVQVIPLAAGYHRGTRGSLHILEFADPEDPLIASVETVAGQMVLDRPGDLRTCTKIMEHLRTVALSPADSRDQLVQLLKGR; translated from the coding sequence ATGGCTCCCAAGACCGCCCGGGCGCGACGGCTGGGCATCGCCCTGCGCACCCACCGGGAGGCGGCCGGCCTCACGCTGGAGGCCGCCGCCGACGAGATCAACAGCACCCGCAGCACGCTCTCCCGCTACGAGAACGCGCAGACGCTGGTCAGCCCCGCCACCGTGCGCGCGCTGCTCAGCCTCTACGGCGTCGGGCCGGACGAGATCGCCGCGGCGGTGCAGCTCGCCAAGGACACCCGCAAACCCGGCTGGTGGGTGCCGTACTCACACCTGCTGGACAAGCGCACCATCGACTTCATCGCGCTGGAGGCGGAGGCGACCGGCATCGCCAACTTCGAACCCTCGGTGGTGCCCGGGCTGCTGCAGACCGCGGACTACATCCGGGGCGTGATGCGCGGCGGCCCGCACACCCTCAGCGACGACCAGGTCGAGCAGCGGGTGCAGCTACGGCTGGACCGGCAGCAGCGGATCACCGCCGACGACCCGCCCATCTTCGACGCGATCATCGACGAGGGCGCGCTGCTGCGGCCGGTCGGCGACCGCGCGGCGATGCAGGGTCAACTGCGGCACCTGCTCAAGATGGGCGAGCTGCCGAACGTGACCGTGCAGGTGATCCCCCTGGCGGCGGGTTACCACCGGGGCACCCGCGGCTCGCTGCACATCCTGGAGTTCGCCGACCCCGAGGATCCGCTGATCGCCTCGGTGGAGACCGTCGCCGGGCAGATGGTCCTCGACCGCCCGGGTGACCTGCGTACCTGCACCAAGATCATGGAACACCTGCGGACCGTCGCGCTCAGCCCGGCGGACAGCCGCGACCAGCTCGTGCAACTGTTGAAGGGACGGTAG
- a CDS encoding D-alanine--D-alanine ligase family protein, producing the protein MTTPGKTRVAIVFGGRSPEHGISCVSAGSVLAALDPDEFEVVPVGITRQGQWVLASGDPSRLAIADRKLPEITAGSGAELVLRADPTAGGLMVLDPAEGPRAIADVDVVFPVLHGAYGEDGTIQGMLEMADIPYVGANVFASAAAMDKEFTKKLCAVEGIPVGPYAVLRNGMTLSEEDKERLGLPVFVKPSRAGSSFGITKVDDWSQLDAAVATAREIDTKVLVEGAIVGREIECGVLEGEAGGAPEASVLAEVRVVSGHDWYDFEAKYIDDSCEYDIPATLPDQVTRRVQEYATRAFTALDCSGLARVDFFVTPELDVYLNEINTMPGFTPTSMFPRMWAASGLEYPKLVNRLIRTALHHDTGPR; encoded by the coding sequence GTGACCACCCCAGGCAAGACCCGCGTGGCGATCGTCTTCGGCGGCCGCAGCCCCGAGCACGGCATCTCCTGCGTCAGCGCCGGCAGCGTGCTCGCCGCGCTCGACCCGGACGAGTTCGAGGTGGTGCCGGTGGGCATCACCCGCCAGGGGCAGTGGGTTCTCGCCAGCGGCGACCCGAGCCGGCTCGCCATCGCCGACCGGAAGCTGCCGGAGATCACCGCCGGCTCCGGCGCCGAACTGGTCCTGCGCGCCGACCCCACCGCCGGTGGCCTGATGGTGCTCGACCCCGCCGAGGGCCCGCGCGCGATCGCCGACGTCGACGTGGTCTTCCCGGTGCTGCACGGCGCGTACGGCGAGGACGGCACCATCCAGGGCATGCTGGAGATGGCCGACATCCCGTACGTCGGGGCGAACGTCTTCGCCTCCGCCGCGGCGATGGACAAGGAGTTCACCAAGAAGCTCTGCGCCGTCGAGGGCATCCCGGTCGGGCCGTACGCGGTGCTGCGCAACGGGATGACGCTCAGCGAGGAGGACAAGGAGCGCCTCGGCCTGCCGGTCTTCGTCAAGCCGTCCCGGGCCGGCTCGTCCTTCGGCATCACCAAGGTCGACGACTGGTCCCAGCTCGACGCCGCGGTCGCCACTGCCCGGGAGATCGACACCAAGGTGCTGGTCGAGGGCGCGATCGTCGGCCGGGAGATCGAGTGCGGCGTGCTGGAGGGCGAGGCCGGCGGCGCGCCCGAGGCGTCCGTGCTGGCCGAGGTGCGGGTCGTCTCCGGCCACGACTGGTACGACTTCGAGGCCAAGTACATCGACGACTCCTGCGAGTACGACATCCCGGCCACCCTGCCCGATCAGGTCACCCGCCGGGTCCAGGAGTACGCCACCCGCGCCTTCACCGCGCTGGACTGCTCCGGGCTGGCCCGGGTGGACTTCTTCGTCACGCCCGAGCTGGACGTCTACCTCAACGAGATCAACACGATGCCGGGCTTCACCCCGACCTCGATGTTCCCCCGGATGTGGGCGGCCTCCGGCCTGGAGTACCCGAAGCTGGTCAACCGCCTGATCCGCACCGCCCTGCACCACGACACCGGCCCCCGCTGA
- a CDS encoding DUF3515 family protein — translation MDENTSTSVAGVDREQPAKGARRPKDPATRRAALIATLVAVPITVAVAGITFARLAPDTPAAAPSPTATTARAQATTPVEMAAPALDARPTVVCRALMSQLPDSVRELKQRPVTAGPEQNAAYGDPALTVACGGAEPTVDATADVWTVNKVCWYAEQKSDATVLTTVDRETAVTVTVPLSYEQPLQWVTPISDTIVASVPSGGAVPAGCRA, via the coding sequence GTGGACGAGAACACTTCCACCTCCGTTGCCGGGGTCGACCGCGAGCAGCCCGCGAAGGGCGCCCGGCGGCCCAAGGATCCGGCGACCCGCAGGGCGGCGCTGATCGCCACCCTGGTCGCGGTGCCGATCACCGTCGCGGTCGCCGGGATCACCTTCGCCCGGCTGGCGCCGGACACCCCGGCCGCCGCGCCCAGCCCCACCGCGACGACCGCGCGGGCGCAGGCCACCACCCCGGTCGAGATGGCCGCCCCGGCACTGGACGCCCGTCCGACCGTCGTCTGCCGGGCGCTCATGTCGCAGCTGCCCGACTCCGTCCGGGAGCTGAAGCAGCGGCCGGTCACCGCCGGGCCGGAGCAGAACGCCGCGTACGGCGACCCGGCGCTGACCGTGGCCTGCGGCGGCGCCGAGCCGACCGTGGACGCGACCGCCGACGTCTGGACGGTCAACAAGGTCTGCTGGTACGCCGAGCAGAAGTCCGACGCCACGGTGCTCACCACCGTCGACCGGGAGACCGCCGTGACGGTCACCGTGCCGCTGTCGTACGAGCAGCCGTTGCAGTGGGTCACCCCGATCTCCGACACGATCGTCGCCTCGGTCCCGTCCGGCGGCGCGGTCCCGGCCGGCTGCCGAGCCTGA
- a CDS encoding Lrp/AsnC ligand binding domain-containing protein has translation MVQAYILIQTEVGRARDVAGLIADLAGVVRVDAVTGPYDVVVLTEANTVDELGKLIVSKVQMVPGITRTLTCSVVRL, from the coding sequence GTGGTACAGGCGTACATCCTCATCCAGACGGAGGTCGGCCGGGCGCGTGACGTGGCCGGTCTGATCGCGGACCTTGCCGGCGTGGTCCGGGTCGACGCCGTCACCGGGCCGTACGACGTGGTGGTGCTCACCGAGGCGAACACCGTCGACGAGCTCGGCAAACTGATCGTCAGCAAGGTGCAGATGGTGCCCGGCATCACCCGCACCCTCACGTGTTCGGTGGTGCGCCTGTAA
- a CDS encoding thiamine-phosphate kinase — MTVAGVGEFGLIDRVTARLEHGPSCLLGPGDDAAVVAAPDRRVVASTDVLVEGRHFRRDWSGAVDVGHRAAAANLADIVAMGATPTALLVALCMPADLDTAWAEGLADGLGAEAALVGASVVGGDMSASPTLTIAVTALGDLDGRAPVVRSGARPGDVVALAGRTGWAAAGLTVLSRGFRTPRLLVEAYRRPEVPYAAGPHAARLGATAMIDVSDGLLADLGHVAKASGVGIDLHRDAFEVPRQMRDAAQALGVDPYSWILAGGDDHALAATFPRSVALPAEWRPVGRVVEGEGVTVDGVGYDGPAGWDHFR, encoded by the coding sequence ATGACGGTCGCGGGTGTGGGCGAGTTCGGACTGATCGACCGGGTGACGGCCCGCCTGGAGCACGGGCCGAGCTGCCTGCTCGGCCCGGGTGACGACGCGGCGGTGGTCGCGGCGCCGGACCGGCGGGTGGTGGCCTCGACGGACGTGCTGGTCGAGGGGAGGCACTTCCGCCGGGACTGGTCCGGCGCGGTCGACGTCGGGCACCGGGCGGCGGCGGCGAACCTGGCCGACATCGTCGCGATGGGCGCCACCCCCACCGCGCTGCTGGTGGCCCTCTGCATGCCGGCGGACCTGGACACCGCCTGGGCCGAAGGGCTGGCCGACGGGTTGGGCGCGGAGGCGGCCCTGGTGGGGGCGAGCGTGGTCGGCGGGGACATGTCGGCCAGCCCCACCCTGACCATCGCGGTCACCGCGCTGGGGGACCTCGACGGGCGTGCCCCGGTGGTCCGCTCCGGCGCCCGGCCGGGGGACGTGGTGGCGCTGGCCGGGCGGACGGGTTGGGCGGCTGCCGGGCTGACCGTGCTCTCCCGCGGGTTCCGCACCCCCCGGCTGCTGGTCGAGGCGTACCGGCGGCCGGAGGTGCCGTACGCGGCGGGGCCGCACGCGGCCCGACTCGGCGCCACCGCCATGATCGACGTCTCGGACGGGCTGCTGGCCGATCTCGGTCACGTGGCGAAGGCCAGCGGGGTCGGGATCGACCTGCACCGGGACGCCTTCGAGGTGCCCCGGCAGATGCGTGACGCCGCGCAGGCGCTCGGCGTCGACCCGTACTCGTGGATCCTCGCCGGTGGCGACGACCACGCGCTGGCGGCGACGTTCCCCCGGTCGGTGGCCCTGCCGGCCGAGTGGCGCCCGGTCGGCCGGGTGGTCGAGGGCGAGGGCGTGACGGTCGACGGGGTCGGGTACGACGGCCCGGCCGGCTGGGACCACTTCCGGTAA
- a CDS encoding GNAT family N-acetyltransferase, with protein MSEIEIHPRAFDAPVAQALIRAALADLGQRYGGSGDETPVDAAEFVPPHGAFLVAYLDGEPVGCGGWRSHDDDTAELKRMYTAPAARGRGVARAVLAAVERSARDHGRKRIILECGDRQPEAIAMYTSAGYDPIPNFGFYKDAPGCLSFGRVL; from the coding sequence GTGAGTGAGATCGAGATTCACCCGCGGGCCTTCGACGCGCCGGTGGCGCAGGCGCTGATCCGTGCCGCCCTGGCCGACCTCGGCCAGCGGTACGGCGGCAGCGGCGACGAGACCCCGGTCGACGCCGCCGAGTTCGTCCCGCCGCACGGCGCCTTCCTCGTCGCATACCTCGACGGCGAGCCGGTCGGGTGCGGCGGCTGGCGCAGCCACGACGACGACACGGCCGAGCTGAAGCGGATGTACACCGCCCCGGCGGCCCGGGGGCGGGGCGTCGCCCGCGCCGTGCTGGCCGCCGTCGAGCGGTCCGCCCGGGACCACGGCCGCAAGCGGATCATCCTGGAGTGCGGCGACCGGCAGCCCGAGGCGATCGCGATGTACACCTCGGCCGGGTACGACCCGATCCCCAACTTCGGGTTCTACAAGGACGCGCCGGGCTGCCTCTCCTTCGGCCGGGTCCTCTGA
- a CDS encoding ATP-grasp domain-containing protein has product MHLDLAPEEMILFGSPVGILRWLDEQLPPSRIVLVEEPDVIRRRDLDRLAARLPVVSRTVAAEYQTGLDVDALLAREPGLTAARLVVPGTEYAVTAAARLADRLGLPGAGPQAAEVFTDKHRMRRTATAAGLANPAYALVTDPREAALFADRFGGRCVLKPTRRAGSLGVQLITDREQIDPAWAATATPEESPEATDRGLPSEVLVEQTLVGPEYSVELLVADGEVLFANVTDKRVLPGRRPVETGHTVPSALPPPQQSDLVTVATRLARAAGFGTGVLHSEWIVADGTPTLVECAARLPGDMITALIAAAYECGFIGAYLDVLRGGRPTLPARPSGAAAVEFLLAPPGTVTAVDGVRDALRAPGVLSVEPDVRVGDTVGELVCSARRGGHVLTWGTDPAEATRTARHAAGLVRISVG; this is encoded by the coding sequence GTGCACCTGGACCTCGCCCCGGAGGAGATGATCCTCTTCGGGTCCCCCGTCGGCATCCTGCGCTGGCTCGACGAGCAGCTCCCACCGTCGCGCATCGTGCTCGTCGAGGAGCCGGACGTGATCCGGCGGCGCGACCTCGACCGGCTCGCCGCCCGGTTGCCCGTCGTCTCCCGCACGGTCGCCGCCGAGTACCAGACCGGGCTCGACGTCGACGCGCTGCTCGCCCGCGAACCCGGCCTGACCGCCGCCCGGCTGGTCGTGCCCGGCACCGAGTACGCCGTGACCGCCGCGGCCCGGCTCGCCGACCGGCTCGGCCTGCCCGGCGCCGGGCCACAGGCCGCCGAGGTCTTCACCGACAAGCACCGGATGCGCCGGACCGCCACCGCGGCGGGGCTGGCGAATCCGGCGTACGCGCTGGTCACCGACCCGCGGGAGGCGGCGCTCTTCGCCGACCGCTTCGGCGGGCGGTGCGTGCTCAAGCCGACCCGCCGCGCGGGCAGCCTGGGCGTGCAGCTGATCACCGACCGGGAGCAGATCGACCCCGCCTGGGCGGCCACCGCCACTCCGGAGGAGTCGCCGGAGGCCACCGACCGGGGCCTGCCCAGCGAGGTGCTGGTCGAGCAGACCCTCGTCGGCCCGGAGTACAGCGTCGAACTGCTGGTGGCCGACGGCGAGGTGCTCTTCGCCAATGTCACCGACAAGCGGGTCCTGCCCGGCCGCCGCCCGGTCGAGACCGGGCACACCGTGCCCTCCGCGCTGCCCCCGCCACAGCAGTCGGACCTGGTGACGGTGGCCACCCGGCTCGCCCGGGCGGCCGGCTTCGGCACCGGGGTGCTGCACAGCGAGTGGATCGTCGCCGACGGGACGCCGACCCTGGTGGAGTGCGCCGCCCGGCTGCCCGGGGACATGATCACCGCGCTGATCGCGGCCGCGTACGAGTGCGGGTTCATCGGCGCGTACCTGGACGTGCTGCGCGGCGGGCGCCCGACGCTGCCGGCCCGACCCTCCGGCGCGGCGGCGGTGGAGTTCCTGCTCGCCCCGCCCGGGACGGTGACCGCCGTCGACGGGGTACGCGACGCGCTGCGCGCCCCCGGGGTGCTCTCCGTCGAGCCGGACGTCCGGGTCGGCGACACCGTCGGCGAGCTGGTCTGCTCCGCCCGGCGCGGCGGTCACGTGCTCACCTGGGGCACCGACCCGGCGGAGGCGACGCGGACCGCCCGGCACGCCGCCGGACTGGTCCGGATCAGCGTCGGCTGA
- the rpmB gene encoding 50S ribosomal protein L28, with protein sequence MASVCDVCGKGPGFGHNVSHSHRRTNRRWNPNIQSVRTPAGGGNTKKMQVCTSCIKAGKVTRA encoded by the coding sequence GTGGCTAGCGTGTGCGACGTCTGTGGCAAGGGGCCGGGCTTCGGCCACAACGTGTCCCACTCGCACCGGCGGACCAACCGCCGCTGGAACCCGAACATCCAGTCGGTGCGTACCCCGGCCGGTGGCGGCAACACCAAGAAGATGCAGGTCTGCACCTCGTGCATCAAGGCCGGCAAGGTCACCCGCGCCTGA
- a CDS encoding DAK2 domain-containing protein, with protein MLDTLDAAAVRRWCAGGLIALRHHQGEIDGLNVYPVPDGDTGTNMVLTLTSAQQALAMDLDTLPEDGHTPHGHALRLMARGALLGARGNSGVILSQILRGFADALADVSPVGGRELARALRHAATAAYAAVARPVEGTLLSVVAAAATAAEQADTDDLRTVVRAAAGEAARALARTPEQLPALARAGVVDAGGRGLCLLLDALVEVVTGESPPRPAPLTRAVRPPLTAVRETGSEEYAYEVQFLLDADHEAVSRMRETLDALGDSLVIVGDGAESHGTWNVHVHVNDVGAAIEAGVVAGRPYRISVTRFADQAPPAPRPGPATDGRAAVVVAAGAGIAELFAGEGATVVPGNPSTGELLDAVRATAAARVVVLPNDPNTQAVASAAAKEAHALGVKVSVVPTRSPVQALAALAVRDPQRRFEDDVIAMAEAAGACRYAEVCRASREALTVAGPCRPGDVLALVEGEVHLIGADLVDTCVAVVDRMLGGGGELVTLLTGEDAPDGLAEAVRAHVARRWPFVEVQAYPGGQPHYPLLVGVE; from the coding sequence GTGCTGGACACCCTCGACGCCGCCGCGGTGCGCCGCTGGTGCGCCGGTGGGCTCATCGCGCTCCGGCACCACCAGGGCGAGATCGACGGGCTGAACGTCTACCCCGTCCCGGACGGCGACACCGGCACCAACATGGTGCTCACCCTCACCTCTGCCCAGCAGGCCCTCGCGATGGACCTGGACACCCTGCCGGAGGACGGGCACACCCCGCACGGCCACGCGCTGCGGCTGATGGCCCGGGGGGCGCTGCTCGGCGCGCGGGGCAACTCCGGGGTGATCCTGTCGCAGATCCTGCGCGGCTTCGCCGACGCGCTCGCCGACGTCTCACCCGTCGGCGGCCGGGAACTGGCCCGCGCGCTGCGCCACGCCGCCACCGCGGCGTACGCGGCCGTCGCCCGGCCGGTGGAGGGCACCCTGCTCAGCGTGGTCGCCGCCGCCGCGACCGCCGCCGAGCAGGCCGACACCGACGACCTGCGCACGGTCGTGCGGGCGGCTGCCGGGGAGGCGGCGCGCGCCCTGGCCCGTACCCCGGAGCAGTTGCCCGCGCTCGCCCGGGCCGGCGTCGTCGACGCCGGCGGCCGGGGGCTCTGCCTGCTGCTCGACGCGCTGGTCGAGGTGGTCACCGGGGAGAGCCCGCCCCGGCCGGCGCCGCTGACCCGCGCGGTCCGCCCGCCGCTGACCGCCGTCCGCGAGACCGGCTCCGAGGAGTACGCCTACGAGGTGCAGTTCCTCCTCGACGCCGACCACGAGGCGGTGTCGAGGATGCGGGAGACGCTGGACGCGTTGGGCGACTCCCTCGTGATCGTCGGCGACGGGGCGGAGTCGCACGGCACCTGGAACGTGCACGTGCACGTCAACGACGTCGGCGCGGCGATCGAGGCCGGGGTGGTCGCCGGCCGGCCGTACCGGATCTCGGTGACCCGCTTCGCCGACCAGGCCCCGCCGGCCCCACGGCCCGGGCCCGCCACCGACGGCCGGGCGGCCGTGGTGGTCGCGGCCGGCGCGGGCATCGCGGAGCTCTTCGCCGGGGAGGGCGCGACGGTCGTGCCGGGCAACCCGTCCACCGGGGAGCTGCTGGACGCCGTCCGGGCCACCGCCGCGGCCCGGGTGGTGGTGCTGCCCAACGACCCGAACACGCAGGCCGTGGCGAGCGCCGCCGCGAAGGAGGCGCACGCCCTGGGCGTCAAGGTCAGTGTGGTGCCGACCCGCTCGCCGGTGCAGGCGCTCGCCGCGCTCGCCGTACGCGACCCGCAGCGACGCTTCGAGGACGACGTCATCGCGATGGCCGAGGCCGCCGGCGCCTGCCGGTACGCCGAGGTGTGCCGGGCCAGCCGGGAGGCGCTGACCGTGGCCGGCCCGTGCCGCCCCGGTGACGTGCTCGCCCTGGTCGAGGGGGAGGTGCACCTGATCGGCGCCGACCTCGTCGACACCTGCGTCGCCGTGGTCGACCGGATGCTCGGCGGCGGTGGCGAACTGGTCACGCTGCTCACCGGCGAGGACGCCCCGGACGGCCTCGCCGAGGCGGTCCGCGCCCACGTCGCCCGGCGCTGGCCCTTCGTCGAGGTGCAGGCGTACCCGGGCGGGCAGCCGCACTATCCGCTGCTGGTGGGGGTCGAATGA